A section of the Oreochromis niloticus isolate F11D_XX linkage group LG9, O_niloticus_UMD_NMBU, whole genome shotgun sequence genome encodes:
- the LOC100696420 gene encoding collectin-12, with translation MKDDFADEEEVQSFGYKRFGIQEGTQCTKCKNEWALKTSIALLYVLCTLLTIAVAILGYKVVQRVDSVSEGIANYGGKIIAVETDLKKLDDQTGEKSENTTTEIQAFKNNIWTLQRQLSAVEERIRNDQVKLNQLQNIGSDIQSSQGSIQGLLNINTATLRSVNGSLQSYGNIIEGLQEDTVRLQRELQQQVKLQNQVLLSISSLNLTQAQQRGLIAALQRSVDDTSQAIHKMRNDFQSLEQNTRQTRSDTEWLRSKVENLQILASNTSALAKSNNDSLEDVGTQLTFIANQLQNTSSLAEAHDQTLREIMDQQRDFGNLTSTKFDRLEVRLDESEQSIDRVTGNISFTTQLLGAINLNLNDLRTCSETVGRHSDFLLNLNNSMADVRTDATSLRSQQEELAARLDKEVTSLSIVMEEMKLVDTKHSQLITNFTILKGPPGPRGPRGDKGPQGLPGQSGQKGEKGDKGAPGIRGPRGEQGSPGPPGLPGLKGLPGIPGSPGSKGPRGSGGRAGPPGTKGEPGSAGLPGRDGQPGPQGVQGPPGIRGPIGPPGEQGPRGLPGPVGPSGPVGPPGQPGLPIRVPAVPFAPVSLQDEAVGPTVWAPGCPAEWLNYRDKCYFFSKDLYSFDHAKATCESMSGSLLIISDMEEQKWLKRQIFGKGYFWMGLTDREEERTWRWLDGTEPTFTKWKPGQPDNWGHGHEEGEDCAGLIHEALWNDFSCEDLISYICEKDMETSRSPES, from the exons GAATCCAGGAGGGCACCCAGTGCACGAAGTGTAAGAATGAATGGGCACTGAAGACTTCCATAGCTCTGCTCTATGTGCTGTGTACACTCCTCACCATCGCTGTTGCTATACTTGGATATAAAG TGGTGCAAAGAGTTGATAGTGTGTCTGAAGGTATTGCAAACTATGGAGGAAAGATCATTGCTGTTGAGACTGATTTGAAAAAGCTAG ATGATCAGACCGGAGAGAAGTCGGAGAATACCACCACAGAGATCCAGGCTTTTAAGAACAACATCTGGACTCTCCAGAGGCAGCTGTCTGCGGTGGAAGAGCGCATCCGCAATGATCAAGTTAAGCTGAATCAGCTGCAGAACATCGGCTCAGACATCCAGAGCAGCCAGGGCTCCATTCAAGGACTGCTGAACATTAACACAGCCACCTTGCGCTCTGTAAATGGCAGTCTGCAGTCGTACGGCAACATCATTGAGGGTCTTCAGGAAGACACAGTTAGGTTGCAAAGAGAACTCCAGCAGCAGGTAAAACTCCAAAATCAGGTGCTGCTAAGTATCAGCAGTCTCAACCTCACTCAGGCCCAGCAGAGAGGCCTCATTGCTGCTCTGCAACGCTCAGTCGATGACACCAGCCAGGCTATTCATAAGATGCGCAATGACTTTCAGAGCCTTGAACAGAACACCCGACAGACCCGCTCTGATACAGAGTGGCTTCGTAGCAAAGTGGAAAACCTGCAAATCTTGGCCAGTAATACCTCAGCTCTAGCTAAGTCCAACAATGACAGCCTGGAGGATGTGGGGACACAGCTCACATTTATTGCTAACCAGCTCCAGAACACCAGCAGCCTGGCAGAGGCTCATGACCAGACTCTAAGGGAGATCATGGATCAGCAGAGGGACTTCGGCAACCTCACATCTACAAAGTTTGACCGCCTAGAGGTGCGACTGGATGAGTCGGAGCAGAGTATTGATCGTGTGACCGGCAACATCAGCTTCACCACACAGCTTCTTGGTGCAATCAATCTAAACCTGAATGATTTACGCACTTGTTCAGAGACAGTTGGCCGTCATTCAGACTTCCTGCTAAACCTCAACAACAGCATGGCTGACGTGAGGACAGATGCAACGAGTCTGAGGTCACAGCAGGAAGAGCTGGCAGCGCGTTTGGACAAGGAGGTCACAAGCCTCTCTATTGTCATGGAGGAGATGAAGCTGGTGGACACCAAGCATTCACAACTAATAACCAACTTTACTATTTTAAAGG GTCCCCCTGGTCCCAGAGGGCCAAGAGGGGACAAAGGACCTCAGGGACTACCTGGTCAGTCAGGCCAgaagggagagaaaggagacaAGGGAGCTCCTGGGATCCGAGGACCTAGAGGAGAGCAGGGTAGTCCAGGACCACCGGGCCTTCCAGGGTTAAAGGGTCTCCCAGGCATACCTGGCAGCCCCGGGTCAAAGGGCCCTAGAGggtcaggaggcagagctggACCACCTGGTACTAAAGGAGAACCAGGTAGTGCTGGTTTGCCTGGAAGAGATGGACAACCTGGTCCTCAGGGTGTACAGGGCCCACCAGGTATCCGTGGCCCAATTGGACCACCTGGAGAGCAAGGACCAAGGGGACTGCCAGGACCAGTAGGGCCCTCAGGGCCAGTAGGACCACCCGGGCAACCAGGACTACCAATCCGGGTCCCTGCAGTTCCTTTTGCACCCGTGTCTCTGCAGGATGAGGCAGTGGGTCCTACCGTATGGGCTCCAG GATGCCCTGCTGAATGGCTAAACTACAGAGACAAGTGCTATTTTTTCTCCAAAGACCTGTACAGTTTTGATCATGCAAAGGCAACCTGTGAATCAATGTCTGGTTCATTATTAATCATCAGCGACATGGAGGAACAG AAATGGCTGAAGAGGCAGATCTTTGGCAAAGGTTACTTCTGGATGGGTCTGACCGACAGGGAAGAGGAGCGCACGTGGCGCTGGCTGGATGGGACTGAACCTACTTTCAC GAAATGGAAGCCAGGTCAGCCCGACAACTGGGGCCACGGCCATGAAGAAGGAGAAGACTGCGCGGGTCTCATCCACGAAGCATTATGGAACGATTTCTCCTGTGAAGATCTCATAAGCTACATCTGCGAGAAGGACATGGAGACCT caAGATCGCCTGAATCATAG